In Nicotiana tabacum cultivar K326 chromosome 2, ASM71507v2, whole genome shotgun sequence, the following proteins share a genomic window:
- the LOC107774467 gene encoding putative pectinesterase 8 encodes MNPKAIAFPLFIAITAVFVSTNFTYFNCILNVNRRHHDHRHHSDDDKAKISICDKFSPNFPTIDTNTTSILCVDHNGCCNFTTVQAAVDAVGNFSVKRSLIWISNGIYFEKVIIPKTKPNITFQGQGYTTTAIVWNDTANSANGTFYSGSVQIFSTNFIAKNISFMNVAPMPGPGAIGAQAVAIRIAGDEAAFWGCGFFGAQDTLHDDRGRHYFKDCYIQGSIDFIFGNGKSLYELISIASPVAAGVKSINGAVTAHGRATKDENSGFAFVNCTLGGTGRIWLGRAWRPYSTVVFANTYMTDIVAPEGWNDFNDPSRDQTIFYGEYNCSGAGSSMTLRAPYVQRLNDTQALPFLNSSFVDANQWLQSFTS; translated from the exons ATGAATCCTAAAGCCATAGCTTTCCCACTTTTCATAGCAATAACCGCTGTTTTTGTATCAACAAATTTCACGTACTTCAACTGCATTCTTAATGTTAATCGACGCCATCACGATCATCGCCATCATTCTGATGATGATAAGGCAAAAATATCAATATGTGACAAATTTTCACCCAATTTTCCTACTATAGACACTAATACAACGTCCATTCTATGCGTTGATCATAATGGCTGTTGTAATTTCACTACAGTGCAAGCTGCAGTTGATGCAGTTGGGAATTTTAGCGTGAAAAGAAGCTTAATATGGATAAGCAATGGCATTTATTT TGAAAAAGTAATtataccaaaaacaaaacctaatATCACATTTCAAGGGCAAGGGTATACCACAACAGCTATTGTATGGAATGACACTGCCAATTCTGCAAATGGCACATTTTACAGTGGATCTGTCCAAATTTTCTCTACCAACTTCATTGCCAAGAATATAAGTTTCATG AATGTAGCTCCAATGCCGGGGCCAGGGGCGATAGGAGCGCAAGCAGTGGCAATAAGGATAGCAGGAGATGAAGCTGCCTTTTGGGGTTGTGGATTTTTTGGAGCTCAGGATACACTTCATGACGATAGGGGTCGCCATTACTTCAAGGATTGTTATATTCAGGGTTCCATCGACTTTATTTTTGGCAATGGCAAATCATTGTACGAG TTGATATCAATAGCAAGCCCAGTAGCAGCAGGAGTTAAGTCGATAAATGGCGCTGTGACAGCACATGGCCGAGCTACCAAAGACGAAAACAGCGGCTTTGCATTTGTGAACTGTACTTTGGGAGGGACTGGTAGGATTTGGTTGGGGCGTGCATGGAGGCCTTACTCCACTGTCGTCTTTGCTAACACTTACATGACTGATATCGTCGCTCCTGAGGGCTGGAATGACTTTAACGACCCTTCAAGAGATCA GACAATATTTTATGGGGAGTATAATTGTTCAGGAGCAGGATCCAGTATGACATTGAGGGCACCATATGTTCAAAGACTAAATGATACACAAGCTCTTCCCTTCCTCAACTCGTCTTTCGTTGATGCTAATCAGTGGCTCCAATCTTTTACCTCTTAA